The Bernardetia sp. ABR2-2B DNA window AAAACACTTTCTATTCAGCCTATTTTGAACGATGCAGGACAAGGGCCTCCAACAATTACGATTAATGCAACTGAAAAACTGCGTGAGTTTTATCTTCGAAATACTCGTTTGAGTTTGGTTCAATCAAGTGGAGATATGCAGATTGAGGGACGAATTGTAGGCTACGAAGTTGTTCCTGTTGCACCACAAGGAGGTTCGCAGGTTGCGACTATTCAGCGTCTGCAAATCAGAATGGAAGTTACTTATTACAATGCTGTCAATGAAGACCAGTCTTTTGATGATAAAGTTTATACACAATTTGAAGATTTTGAGCAAAATCAAACGCTTTCACAAGTAGAAGAGCAATTAGTAGAAATTATTTTAGACAGAATTGTGTTTGATATTTTTAATGATACAGCAGGAAATTGGTAAAGAAAATGGCTCTGTAGTACAATGGATAGTGCGTGAGCTTCCGACGCTCAAAATTTAGGTTCGATTCCTAACAGAGCTACTACTTTAAATCAATCCACGTATGTATATCTAATTATATGTACGTGGATTTGCTTTAAATAGCATATTTGTATATTTTTGTGTCAATCCACCGATATAAAAACACGTATTAGTCGGTAGATTTTGACACCTTAAAAGACACCATTAACTTTTCACTGACACCTTGAAAAATATACAACAAAACGAAGCTAAAATATACATGAAGAGTGATGTGCTTTCAAATGGTCACTCTCATTTAATGTTGAGTTTTTCTTATGATGGCAATCGCCTTCGAATGTATACAGGAGAATCTTGTCTTCCAGAACATTTTGAAAAAGCAAAACAGAGGGTAAATAGAAAACATCCATTTCAGCTAGAGACAAATGCTATTTTAAATAAACTATGTACTGAAGTGGTTGCAGAATATAAAAGATTTAAACTGCAAGGGATAATTCCAACTAAGGAGCA harbors:
- the lptE gene encoding LPS assembly lipoprotein LptE, coding for MINKHISKVLFFSLILFLSSCTGASLFKLNGGTIDYTKIKTLSIQPILNDAGQGPPTITINATEKLREFYLRNTRLSLVQSSGDMQIEGRIVGYEVVPVAPQGGSQVATIQRLQIRMEVTYYNAVNEDQSFDDKVYTQFEDFEQNQTLSQVEEQLVEIILDRIVFDIFNDTAGNW